In the genome of Thermithiobacillus tepidarius DSM 3134, one region contains:
- a CDS encoding DNA-formamidopyrimidine glycosylase family protein, whose protein sequence is MPELPETELIAEKLRSAALNKRLEDIAFKGGRGNEQEEALASALARLQGCRITDVARYGTFLFLEFEEQGILSLNLAGEVDVQLQRGRLDLPEHNALLLRCQGGFQLLLSAPNLVARVRLLDEEADVDYLTKLGPDPLLDSEVATHLAPALGRRRTHVRAALMQDNLVAGIGPTWADEILFQSRIRPDRLVPELTPQERERLLKNLPKVLDRAVRCQAKPNLLPQNFLTRHRHDDQLCPICGGPLETLEGGSKGALFCPKCQV, encoded by the coding sequence ATGCCCGAATTGCCCGAAACCGAACTGATCGCGGAGAAGCTGCGCAGCGCCGCCCTGAACAAGCGCCTGGAGGACATTGCCTTCAAGGGTGGCCGCGGCAACGAACAGGAAGAAGCCCTGGCATCCGCCCTCGCCCGCCTGCAAGGCTGCCGCATCACCGACGTGGCCCGCTACGGCACTTTCCTGTTCCTGGAATTCGAGGAACAAGGCATCCTCAGCCTCAACCTGGCCGGCGAAGTAGACGTGCAGCTGCAGCGCGGCCGCCTGGACCTTCCCGAGCACAATGCCCTCCTGCTGCGCTGCCAGGGAGGGTTCCAGCTGCTGCTCAGCGCCCCCAACCTGGTCGCCCGCGTCCGCCTCCTGGACGAAGAGGCGGACGTGGACTACCTGACCAAGCTGGGCCCCGACCCCCTGCTGGATAGCGAGGTAGCCACGCACCTCGCGCCCGCCCTGGGCCGCCGCCGCACCCATGTGCGCGCCGCCCTGATGCAGGACAACCTCGTGGCCGGCATCGGCCCCACCTGGGCCGACGAAATTCTGTTCCAGTCCCGCATCCGGCCCGACCGCCTGGTGCCGGAGCTCACCCCGCAGGAGCGGGAGCGCCTGCTCAAGAACCTGCCCAAGGTACTGGACCGCGCCGTGCGCTGCCAAGCCAAGCCCAATCTCCTGCCCCAAAACTTCCTCACCCGCCACCGCCACGACGATCAGCTGTGCCCCATCTGCGGCGGCCCGCTGGAAACCCTGGAAGGGGGCAGCAAGGGAGCGCTGTTCTGTCCGAAATGCCAGGTTTGA
- a CDS encoding rhodanese-like domain-containing protein encodes MTTPDIAEILERAAARAQAAGRPYAGDLTPQEAFALWNALPGCKLIDVRTQPELEFVGYVPNSLQVIWQLYPDMQVNPRFAEEVASQARPEEHLLFLCRTGGRSAAAAAFMTERGYRNCFNVLEGFEGRKDAQGHRGTVEGWKVAGLPWMNK; translated from the coding sequence ATGACGACGCCTGACATTGCCGAGATTCTGGAGCGCGCCGCTGCGCGGGCGCAGGCTGCCGGCCGCCCTTATGCGGGCGATCTGACCCCGCAGGAGGCCTTTGCCCTGTGGAACGCCCTGCCGGGCTGCAAACTCATCGACGTGCGCACCCAGCCCGAGCTCGAGTTCGTCGGCTATGTGCCCAACAGCCTGCAGGTGATTTGGCAGCTCTACCCGGACATGCAGGTGAATCCCCGCTTCGCCGAGGAGGTGGCCAGCCAGGCCCGGCCCGAGGAGCATCTGCTCTTCCTGTGCCGCACCGGCGGCCGCTCGGCGGCTGCCGCCGCCTTCATGACCGAGCGCGGCTACCGCAACTGCTTCAACGTCCTGGAGGGCTTCGAAGGCCGGAAGGACGCCCAGGGCCACCGGGGGACGGTGGAGGGGTGGAAGGTGGCGGGCTTGCCTTGGATGAATAAGTGA
- a CDS encoding cation diffusion facilitator family transporter, which yields MAHTHSLSREERGQINMRVTFVGAVFNFFLVLVKLIVGLLGHSQALVADAIHSLSDLLNDFGLMLAMHFSRQAPDEEHPYGHERFETLAALAIGTTLAINGAWVALHNAQRLYSGEILTPESYTLIAAAIGVLVKEAMYHYTIRVARLTRSPALRANAWDHRSDAISSVIVFIGIGGSLLGFPYLDAMVAILVGVIIVRVGLMAAWEALQELVDRGLDQADLQRLREIINGVEGVTDLHLLKTRRMGHQVLAEVHIQVAPYLSVSEGHQIAERVRRALLAGMPGLGEATIHIDSEDDEAGGELLPPRSEIEARLRATLRDRGLPLPQAVTLHYQGEQLELDLCYPLPATGSIQDLHRLEQDIRNALAQAGVAHPLRFFWHHSRGA from the coding sequence ATGGCCCACACCCACAGCTTGAGCCGCGAGGAACGCGGGCAGATCAACATGCGCGTCACCTTCGTCGGCGCCGTGTTCAACTTCTTCCTGGTGCTCGTCAAACTGATCGTCGGGCTGCTCGGCCATTCGCAGGCCCTGGTGGCGGACGCGATCCATTCGCTGTCGGACCTGCTCAATGATTTCGGCCTGATGCTGGCCATGCATTTCAGCCGCCAGGCGCCCGACGAGGAGCACCCCTACGGCCACGAGCGCTTCGAGACGCTGGCGGCGCTGGCCATCGGCACCACGCTGGCCATCAACGGCGCCTGGGTGGCCCTCCACAACGCGCAGCGGCTCTACAGCGGCGAGATCCTCACGCCGGAGAGCTACACGCTGATCGCCGCCGCCATCGGCGTCCTGGTCAAGGAGGCCATGTACCACTACACCATCCGCGTGGCGCGCCTCACCCGCTCCCCCGCGCTGCGCGCCAACGCCTGGGATCACCGCTCCGATGCCATTTCCAGCGTGATCGTCTTCATCGGCATCGGCGGCAGCCTGCTGGGCTTTCCCTATCTGGACGCCATGGTGGCCATCCTGGTGGGCGTCATCATCGTGCGCGTCGGCCTGATGGCCGCCTGGGAGGCGCTGCAGGAGCTGGTGGACCGCGGCCTGGATCAGGCCGATCTGCAGCGTCTCCGCGAGATCATCAACGGCGTGGAGGGCGTCACCGACCTGCACCTCCTGAAGACCCGGCGCATGGGGCATCAGGTGCTGGCCGAGGTGCACATCCAGGTGGCGCCTTACCTGAGCGTGTCGGAAGGCCACCAGATCGCCGAGCGAGTGCGCCGCGCCCTGCTGGCCGGCATGCCCGGCCTGGGCGAGGCCACCATCCACATCGACAGCGAGGACGACGAGGCCGGCGGCGAACTGCTGCCGCCGCGCAGCGAGATCGAGGCGCGCCTGCGCGCCACCCTGCGCGACCGCGGCCTGCCGCTGCCGCAGGCCGTGACCCTGCACTATCAGGGAGAACAGTTGGAACTGGATCTTTGCTATCCCCTGCCGGCGACCGGCAGCATCCAGGACCTGCACCGCCTGGAACAGGACATCCGTAATGCGCTCGCGCAGGCGGGCGTCGCCCACCCGCTACGCTTTTTCTGGCATCATTCACGCGGCGCCTGA
- the glnA gene encoding glutamate--ammonia ligase — MADAVKDVFKLIEENDVKFIDLRFTDTKGKEQHVSMPAHALDEGAFEEGKAFDGSSIAGWKHINESDMILKLDPSSAVMDPFMDENTLIIRCDIIEPATGEGYERDPRSIAKRAEAYLKSTGIADTAYFGPENEFFIFDSVTWSIDMSGCSYKIDSQEAAWNSGKEYESGNMAHRPSVKGGYFPVPPVDSSQDIRSAMCLALEEMGIKVEVHHHEVATANQNEIGVAFGTLTRKADEVQILKYVVHNVAHAYGHTATFMPKPIVGDNGSGMHVHMSLAKDGKNLFSGDGYGGMSELALYYIGGIIKHAKALNAITNPSTNSYKRLVPGFEAPVMLAYSARNRSASIRIPFVTNPKARRIEVRFPDSTANPYLAFAAMMMAGLDGIQNKIHPGEAMDKDLYDLPAEEKKSIPQVCGSLSEALDALDADRAFLTKGGVFTDSMLDAFIELKRAEVQEVNMTTHPVEMRMYYSL, encoded by the coding sequence ATGGCTGACGCCGTTAAAGACGTATTCAAACTGATCGAAGAAAACGATGTGAAGTTTATTGACCTGCGCTTCACCGACACCAAGGGCAAGGAGCAGCATGTCAGCATGCCCGCCCACGCCTTGGACGAGGGCGCCTTCGAGGAGGGCAAGGCCTTCGACGGCTCCTCCATCGCCGGCTGGAAGCACATCAATGAATCCGACATGATCCTGAAGCTGGACCCCAGCTCGGCGGTGATGGACCCCTTCATGGACGAGAACACGCTCATCATCCGCTGCGACATCATCGAGCCGGCCACCGGCGAAGGCTACGAGCGCGATCCTCGCTCCATCGCCAAGCGCGCCGAGGCCTACCTGAAGAGCACCGGCATCGCCGACACCGCTTACTTCGGCCCGGAAAACGAGTTCTTCATCTTCGACTCCGTGACCTGGAGCATCGACATGTCGGGCTGCTCCTACAAGATCGACTCCCAGGAAGCGGCCTGGAACTCCGGCAAGGAGTATGAAAGCGGCAACATGGCTCACCGTCCCAGCGTCAAGGGCGGCTACTTCCCCGTGCCTCCGGTGGACTCCAGCCAGGATATCCGCAGCGCCATGTGCCTGGCCCTGGAGGAAATGGGCATCAAGGTCGAGGTGCACCACCACGAAGTGGCCACTGCCAACCAGAACGAAATCGGCGTGGCCTTCGGCACCCTGACCCGCAAGGCCGACGAAGTGCAGATCCTCAAGTACGTGGTCCACAACGTCGCCCACGCCTACGGCCACACCGCCACCTTCATGCCCAAGCCCATCGTCGGCGACAACGGGTCCGGCATGCACGTGCACATGTCCCTGGCCAAGGACGGCAAGAATCTCTTCTCCGGGGACGGCTACGGCGGCATGTCCGAGCTGGCGCTCTACTACATCGGCGGCATCATCAAGCACGCCAAGGCCCTGAACGCCATCACCAATCCGTCGACCAACAGCTACAAGCGCCTGGTGCCCGGCTTCGAGGCGCCGGTCATGCTGGCCTACTCGGCGCGCAACCGCTCGGCGAGCATCCGCATCCCCTTCGTGACCAACCCGAAGGCGCGGCGCATCGAGGTCCGCTTCCCCGATTCCACCGCCAACCCCTACCTGGCCTTCGCGGCCATGATGATGGCGGGCCTGGACGGCATCCAGAACAAGATCCATCCGGGCGAGGCCATGGACAAGGATCTCTACGACCTGCCGGCCGAGGAGAAGAAGAGCATTCCGCAGGTCTGCGGTTCCCTGTCCGAGGCGCTGGACGCCCTGGACGCCGACCGCGCCTTCCTGACCAAGGGCGGCGTGTTCACCGACAGCATGCTGGACGCCTTCATCGAACTGAAGCGCGCCGAGGTGCAGGAAGTGAACATGACCACGCATCCGGTGGAAATGCGCATGTACTACAGCCTCTAA
- a CDS encoding DUF4124 domain-containing protein codes for MPWLIWVLFAGLLPAVAQADTIYRWVDSQGMVHYGNKPPAKAKQLRPILQDSHTGAAPAPSGSGAAGSKPGAATEPASPKPKAPDVQAQRLQELQQQRDLARLELLNAIKEYEEGKAVRLGSERNYVRYQDRVNALEERVHTAQERVLLLDRQIDSLSAGSAPTEAR; via the coding sequence ATGCCTTGGCTCATCTGGGTCTTATTCGCGGGGCTCCTGCCCGCCGTCGCACAGGCCGACACGATCTACCGCTGGGTGGACAGCCAGGGCATGGTGCACTATGGCAACAAGCCCCCGGCCAAGGCCAAGCAGCTGCGCCCCATCCTCCAGGACAGCCACACGGGCGCAGCCCCCGCGCCGTCCGGCAGCGGTGCCGCCGGCAGCAAGCCCGGGGCCGCGACCGAACCGGCCAGCCCCAAGCCCAAGGCGCCCGACGTTCAAGCGCAACGGCTGCAGGAATTGCAGCAGCAGCGCGACCTGGCGCGCCTTGAGCTGCTGAACGCCATCAAGGAGTACGAGGAGGGCAAGGCGGTGCGGCTGGGCAGCGAGCGCAACTACGTCCGCTACCAGGACCGGGTGAACGCCCTGGAAGAGCGGGTGCACACCGCCCAGGAACGGGTGCTGCTGCTGGACCGCCAGATCGACAGCCTGTCGGCGGGCAGCGCGCCGACGGAAGCCCGCTAA
- the glnL gene encoding nitrogen regulation protein NR(II): MVHYAPTSPLITDPQQLPVETVLDGMTTAILVLDGDLRVCYLNPAAEDLLKTSLRYGFGQPVDALMELPPPLRERLRGALAGQAPVTDRAQHLRVSHWGEVMVDAAISPVTLPAGGGRSLPEPGVLLELVRQDRHLRITQEELLLNQHAVTQEVVRGLAHEIKNPLGGLRGAAQLLERHLDDPALKEYTGIIIKEADRLSRLLTRLQGAQARPRLAPTNIHHVLEHVRRLAQTDLPTGIDLRFDYDPSIPEFMADAEQLIQVFINLVRNAMQALGQEGRITLRTRVERQFTIGTRRHRLALCAEVEDNGPGVPPELQSRIFLPLVTGRPDGLGLGLSIVQSLVAGHGGLVELHSEPGRTRFGVYLPLLTDG, encoded by the coding sequence ATGGTCCACTACGCGCCTACCTCCCCCCTGATCACCGACCCGCAGCAGTTGCCGGTCGAAACCGTGCTGGACGGCATGACCACGGCCATCCTGGTGCTGGATGGCGACCTGCGGGTCTGCTATTTGAACCCGGCGGCCGAGGATCTTCTCAAGACCAGCCTGCGCTACGGCTTCGGCCAACCGGTCGACGCCTTGATGGAACTGCCGCCGCCCCTGCGGGAGCGCCTGCGCGGCGCGCTGGCCGGCCAGGCGCCGGTGACCGACCGGGCCCAGCACCTGCGCGTTTCCCACTGGGGCGAGGTGATGGTGGACGCCGCCATTTCGCCCGTCACCCTGCCGGCGGGCGGCGGCCGCAGCCTACCGGAGCCGGGCGTACTGCTGGAATTGGTGCGTCAGGACCGGCATCTGCGCATCACCCAGGAGGAGCTGCTGCTGAACCAGCATGCCGTCACCCAGGAGGTGGTGCGCGGCCTGGCGCACGAGATCAAGAACCCGCTGGGCGGCCTGCGCGGCGCCGCCCAATTGCTGGAGCGCCATCTGGATGATCCGGCGCTCAAGGAATACACCGGCATCATCATCAAGGAAGCCGATCGCCTCAGCCGGCTCCTGACGCGCCTGCAGGGGGCCCAGGCCCGGCCGCGGCTGGCGCCCACCAACATCCATCACGTGCTGGAGCACGTCAGGCGCCTGGCGCAAACCGACCTGCCCACCGGCATCGACCTGCGCTTCGATTACGACCCCTCCATTCCCGAGTTCATGGCCGACGCCGAGCAGCTGATCCAGGTCTTCATCAACCTGGTGCGCAACGCCATGCAGGCGCTGGGGCAGGAGGGCCGCATCACCCTGCGCACCCGGGTGGAGCGCCAGTTCACCATCGGCACGCGCCGCCACCGCCTGGCGCTCTGCGCCGAGGTGGAGGACAACGGCCCAGGCGTGCCGCCGGAACTGCAGTCGAGGATCTTCCTGCCCCTGGTCACTGGCCGCCCCGACGGCCTGGGCCTGGGCCTCTCCATCGTGCAGTCGCTGGTGGCCGGCCATGGCGGCCTGGTTGAGCTGCATTCCGAGCCGGGGCGCACCCGCTTCGGGGTGTACTTGCCCTTGCTCACCGATGGGTGA
- the ntrC gene encoding nitrogen regulation protein NR(I), protein MKSVWVIDDDRSIRWVLEKALETAGIPVQTFASAEGVLERLQREQPAAIISDVRMPGMNGLDLLQRIQKHWPQLPVIITTAHSDLDSAVAAFQGGAFEYLPKPFDVDEAVSLTRRAMEHGGQRPEEAAEPSPAPEIIGEAPAMQEVFRAIGRLSRSHINVLINGESGTGKELVAHALHRHSPRAGGPFIAINTAAIPAELLESELFGHERGAFTGAVSQRHGRFEQANGGTLFLDEIGDMPAGLQTRLLRVLADGEFYRVGGHNPVRVNVRVIAATHQDLERLVREGKFREDLFHRLNVIRIHLPPLRERREDIPQLARHFLSQSAAELGVERKRLSPAAEQVLTHFSWPGNVRQLENVCRWLTVMAPSQIVQTHDLPPELQGPASTQAQTAAPAALDWDRSLADWARQRLSQGQDDLLAEALPRFERILLETALAHTRGHKQEAARKLGWGRNTLTRKLKELGLESDEEAEHDLAG, encoded by the coding sequence ATGAAATCCGTCTGGGTCATCGATGACGACCGCTCCATCCGTTGGGTTTTGGAGAAGGCGCTGGAGACCGCGGGCATTCCCGTGCAGACCTTCGCCAGCGCCGAGGGCGTCCTGGAGCGGCTGCAACGCGAGCAGCCGGCTGCCATCATCAGCGACGTGCGCATGCCGGGCATGAACGGGCTGGACCTGCTGCAGCGCATCCAGAAACACTGGCCGCAGCTGCCCGTCATCATCACCACCGCCCATTCGGACCTGGACAGCGCGGTGGCGGCTTTCCAGGGCGGCGCCTTCGAGTACCTGCCCAAGCCCTTCGACGTGGACGAAGCGGTGAGCCTGACCCGGCGGGCCATGGAGCACGGCGGCCAGCGTCCCGAGGAAGCGGCGGAGCCGTCGCCGGCCCCGGAGATCATCGGCGAGGCGCCGGCCATGCAGGAGGTGTTCCGCGCCATCGGGCGGCTGTCCCGCTCCCACATCAACGTACTCATCAACGGCGAATCGGGCACCGGCAAGGAGCTGGTCGCCCACGCCCTGCACCGCCACAGCCCGCGCGCCGGCGGCCCCTTCATCGCCATCAACACCGCCGCCATTCCCGCGGAGCTGCTGGAATCCGAGCTCTTCGGCCACGAGCGCGGCGCCTTCACCGGCGCCGTCAGCCAGCGCCATGGCCGCTTCGAGCAGGCCAATGGCGGCACCCTCTTCCTGGATGAAATCGGCGACATGCCCGCCGGCCTGCAGACCCGCCTGTTGCGGGTGCTGGCCGACGGCGAGTTCTACCGGGTGGGCGGGCACAATCCGGTGCGCGTGAACGTGCGCGTCATCGCCGCCACCCACCAGGACCTGGAAAGGCTGGTGCGCGAGGGCAAATTTCGCGAAGACCTCTTCCACCGGCTGAATGTCATCCGCATCCACCTGCCGCCGTTGCGCGAGCGGCGCGAAGACATTCCGCAGCTGGCCCGCCACTTCCTGAGCCAGTCGGCCGCCGAACTGGGGGTGGAGCGCAAGCGCCTGAGTCCGGCCGCGGAGCAGGTCCTGACGCACTTTTCCTGGCCCGGCAACGTGCGCCAGCTGGAAAACGTGTGCCGCTGGCTCACGGTCATGGCGCCCAGTCAGATCGTGCAGACGCACGACCTGCCGCCGGAGCTGCAGGGCCCGGCCAGCACCCAGGCGCAAACGGCGGCGCCGGCCGCCCTGGACTGGGATCGCTCCCTGGCCGACTGGGCCCGGCAGCGCCTGAGCCAGGGCCAGGACGATCTCCTGGCCGAAGCCCTGCCCCGCTTCGAGCGCATCCTGCTGGAAACCGCCCTGGCCCATACCCGCGGCCACAAGCAGGAAGCCGCCCGCAAACTGGGCTGGGGACGCAACACCCTGACCCGCAAGCTCAAGGAACTCGGCCTGGAAAGCGACGAGGAGGCGGAGCACGACCTGGCGGGCTGA
- a CDS encoding CsbD family protein encodes MNKDQVKGRAREATGKVKEAAGRATGNEKTELKGTAQKTAGKVQKAYGDAKEDIRNPR; translated from the coding sequence ATGAACAAAGACCAGGTGAAGGGCCGCGCCCGGGAGGCCACCGGCAAAGTCAAGGAAGCGGCCGGCCGGGCGACCGGCAACGAGAAGACCGAGTTGAAGGGCACCGCCCAGAAGACCGCCGGCAAAGTGCAGAAGGCGTACGGCGACGCCAAAGAGGATATTCGCAACCCACGCTAG
- the ubiB gene encoding 2-polyprenylphenol 6-hydroxylase, producing the protein MRQTAYRTLRLLRITRVLVKHGLDDLLFSVRWLRPYRFILALNPIYWFQRRAEGTTGQRLRRALEELGPTYIKLGQMLSTRRDLLPDEITRELARLQDDVPPFPGEAARAIVEGSLGRSLDELFQDFDPVPAAAASIAQVHFAHLRDGREVAVKVRRPGIERIVEQDFAILSFLAELAERYSAEARRLRVRAVVEEYAKTIAGEMDFLREAANASQLRRNFAEHTDLLYVPAVFWDYCSEGVLVMERVHGIPISQREALAAAGIDFDQLSRRAAEIFFRQVFVDAYFHADMHPGNIFVDPDTGRFIAVDFGIMGTLDRDSQHYLAENMSAFFDRDYERVAEAHAAAGWIPSGTNLQDFETALRAIAEPIFERPLNEISVGNLLLRLFQTTRRFNMQTQPQLLLLQKTLVNVEGIARNFNPNLNIWEVAAPMLATWMNQQRGPLGWAREVRENLPKWGLNLPQIPNLLHTALDQMVQGRLELYLKSEQMEIMRQELRFGLHRIFMAIVGVSLLISAAIIADQENGIFGSLAGLSPVSWVLGLVGAYILFLGWPRQPD; encoded by the coding sequence TTGAGGCAAACCGCATATCGTACGCTGCGCCTGCTGCGCATCACCCGGGTCCTAGTCAAGCACGGTCTGGACGATCTGTTGTTTTCCGTGCGCTGGCTGCGGCCGTACCGCTTCATCCTGGCCCTGAATCCCATCTACTGGTTCCAGCGGCGGGCCGAGGGCACCACCGGCCAGCGGCTGCGCCGCGCCCTGGAAGAGCTCGGGCCGACCTACATCAAGCTCGGGCAGATGCTGTCCACGCGCCGCGATCTCCTGCCCGACGAGATTACCCGGGAGCTGGCCCGGCTGCAGGACGACGTGCCGCCCTTCCCCGGCGAGGCGGCGCGCGCCATCGTCGAAGGGTCGCTGGGCCGCTCTCTGGACGAGCTCTTCCAGGACTTCGATCCCGTGCCGGCGGCGGCCGCCTCCATCGCGCAGGTGCATTTCGCGCATCTGCGCGACGGCCGCGAGGTGGCGGTGAAGGTGCGCCGGCCGGGCATCGAGCGCATCGTCGAGCAGGATTTCGCCATTCTGTCCTTCCTGGCGGAGCTGGCGGAGCGCTACTCGGCCGAGGCCCGGCGCCTGCGGGTGCGGGCAGTGGTGGAGGAGTACGCCAAGACCATCGCCGGCGAAATGGACTTCCTGCGCGAAGCCGCCAACGCCAGCCAGTTGCGGCGCAACTTCGCCGAGCACACCGATCTCCTCTATGTGCCGGCGGTGTTCTGGGACTATTGCAGCGAGGGCGTGCTGGTCATGGAGCGGGTGCATGGCATTCCCATCAGCCAGCGCGAAGCCCTGGCCGCGGCGGGCATCGACTTCGACCAGCTGTCGCGGCGCGCCGCCGAGATCTTCTTTCGGCAGGTCTTCGTCGACGCCTACTTCCATGCGGACATGCACCCCGGCAACATCTTCGTCGATCCGGACACGGGCCGCTTCATCGCCGTGGACTTCGGCATCATGGGCACCCTGGACCGCGACAGCCAGCACTATCTGGCGGAAAACATGTCGGCCTTCTTCGACCGCGACTACGAGCGCGTGGCCGAGGCCCACGCGGCAGCGGGCTGGATCCCGTCCGGCACCAACCTGCAGGACTTCGAAACCGCCCTGCGGGCCATCGCCGAGCCCATCTTCGAGCGCCCCTTGAACGAAATCTCCGTGGGCAACCTGCTGCTGCGCCTGTTCCAGACCACCCGCCGTTTCAACATGCAGACCCAGCCGCAATTGCTGCTGCTGCAAAAGACCCTGGTCAACGTCGAGGGCATTGCCCGCAACTTCAATCCCAACCTGAACATCTGGGAAGTGGCCGCGCCCATGCTGGCCACCTGGATGAACCAGCAGCGGGGCCCGCTGGGCTGGGCGCGCGAGGTGCGGGAGAACCTGCCCAAGTGGGGCCTGAACCTGCCGCAGATCCCCAACTTGCTGCACACCGCTCTGGATCAGATGGTGCAGGGACGCCTGGAGCTCTATCTCAAGAGCGAGCAGATGGAAATCATGCGCCAGGAGCTCCGCTTCGGCCTGCATCGCATCTTCATGGCCATCGTCGGCGTATCGCTGCTGATCTCCGCCGCCATCATCGCCGATCAGGAAAACGGCATCTTCGGCAGCCTCGCCGGCTTGTCGCCGGTGTCGTGGGTGTTGGGGCTGGTGGGCGCGTACATTTTGTTTTTGGGGTGGCCGCGGCAGCCGGATTAG
- a CDS encoding FAD-dependent oxidoreductase has protein sequence MDVDVIIIGAGFAGLSAAIHLARQARNLAIALVDERGQQTYTPLLYEFIENGRNPLIDYRALLPPALRFFRGHGRLAGRDERMPSRFQVLVAAEGTEIELRSPALLLATGALTAPSSAALSLSSYEGARAALRRLDAWRPAGIQIAGAGPHGVELACALRIRYPTARIEIHARGGRLLPALPEAAGCYAQRALRQQGIAVHLHSALAGDMPPPARTVRLSATGLRNDAPALRDLLGPWREQVATLAGSQRILVDAHGQVPGVAGLYALGDVSVFAAAPRLPSTAQRAAGHGRQWADNFLRQRRGGQPAPLGAPDLGGVVRLGPRDGIAWLNSPSQPQRQAFFEGMGAQVLDALAQHKYLLELGLAAGRPPAEIGQFPADALRLLGRAWRNLGRRLIPWG, from the coding sequence ATGGACGTCGATGTGATCATCATCGGGGCGGGATTCGCGGGCCTGAGCGCGGCAATCCATCTGGCGCGCCAGGCGCGCAACCTGGCCATCGCGCTCGTCGACGAGCGCGGCCAGCAGACCTACACTCCGCTGCTCTATGAATTCATCGAGAACGGCCGGAATCCGCTGATCGATTACCGCGCGCTGCTGCCGCCCGCGCTGCGCTTCTTCCGCGGCCACGGCCGCCTGGCCGGGCGGGACGAACGGATGCCCTCCCGCTTTCAAGTGCTCGTTGCCGCCGAAGGCACGGAGATCGAACTGCGCAGCCCCGCGCTTCTCCTCGCCACCGGCGCCCTGACGGCACCGTCATCGGCCGCGCTGTCGCTCAGCTCCTACGAAGGTGCCCGCGCGGCCCTGCGCCGCCTGGATGCTTGGCGGCCCGCCGGCATCCAGATCGCCGGCGCCGGCCCCCACGGAGTGGAACTGGCCTGCGCCCTGCGCATCCGCTACCCGACTGCCCGCATCGAGATCCACGCCCGGGGCGGGCGCCTTCTGCCGGCCTTGCCCGAAGCGGCGGGGTGCTACGCCCAACGGGCGCTGCGGCAGCAGGGCATTGCCGTCCACCTGCATAGCGCCCTGGCCGGCGACATGCCGCCCCCGGCCCGCACGGTGCGCCTGTCGGCCACGGGACTGCGCAACGACGCACCCGCCTTGCGCGACCTGCTGGGCCCGTGGCGGGAGCAGGTGGCGACGCTGGCGGGGAGCCAGCGCATCCTGGTGGACGCGCATGGGCAGGTGCCCGGGGTGGCGGGGCTGTACGCCCTGGGGGATGTATCCGTGTTCGCGGCGGCGCCTCGGCTGCCCAGCACGGCGCAGCGCGCCGCCGGCCACGGCCGGCAATGGGCCGACAACTTTCTGCGCCAGCGGCGGGGCGGGCAGCCGGCGCCGCTCGGCGCGCCGGATTTGGGCGGCGTCGTCCGCCTGGGCCCACGGGACGGCATCGCCTGGCTCAATTCGCCGTCGCAGCCGCAACGTCAGGCCTTCTTCGAAGGGATGGGCGCCCAAGTGCTGGACGCGCTGGCCCAACACAAATACCTCTTGGAACTCGGCCTCGCCGCCGGCCGGCCTCCGGCGGAAATCGGCCAATTCCCCGCCGATGCATTGCGCCTGCTGGGCCGGGCTTGGCGAAACCTGGGCCGGAGACTTATTCCGTGGGGATGA
- a CDS encoding DUF6130 family protein: MYRFLALPALSAALLLAGVAPLAQAAEQAYVKILSPANGAKLDAMAQNKITYEVQPGPRGDHVHVYVDDKEVGILRQLKGSYTLETLSPGNHDVCIKVVNKAHVPIGVERCIKVSLD, encoded by the coding sequence ATGTATCGGTTTCTCGCCCTTCCCGCCCTGTCTGCGGCGCTGCTGCTGGCCGGCGTCGCCCCGCTGGCCCAGGCGGCCGAGCAGGCCTATGTGAAAATCCTGTCTCCCGCCAATGGCGCCAAGCTCGATGCCATGGCGCAGAACAAGATCACCTACGAGGTTCAGCCGGGCCCGCGCGGCGACCACGTGCACGTGTACGTGGATGACAAAGAGGTCGGCATCCTGCGGCAGTTGAAGGGCAGCTATACCCTGGAAACCCTCTCGCCCGGCAATCACGACGTCTGCATCAAGGTAGTCAACAAGGCTCACGTGCCCATCGGCGTGGAACGCTGCATCAAGGTGAGCCTCGACTAG